From a region of the bacterium genome:
- a CDS encoding MASE1 domain-containing protein, whose amino-acid sequence MGTTSPPRWLQCLLLAVLYFGAARLAFSLGAVHEGASAVYVSTALALAALLRLGMGVLPGVALGALCFELSVNPAAPLAALGFAAIDLFTPWVGAWLVMRFAPRAPRLAHTQDILALVLLTALLAPALSATLGLPLLVAFGGTSWPNAFSLWPVLALSDAVSIIVLTPALLSWLAPWPNHWSTRRSLELLALLTGIALICRVVFGGFFLPESQQFSLAHLVIPFLVLAAVRFEQRGATSANLVFWGGVVWGTLRGVAPSAGLAPSEAVLLSQSLVAIVAATMLLLATIVSERRQALASLSHSETRLRAIVDNATDGIFIKDLEGRYVFINAARAAQLDQPVSALLGHRDEELFEPESAERIHQSGRIVLDTGQASYREDTVRSLDGTERTLLTNLFPYRSAQGQLLGLIGISRDITARKRAEADLASAYSRLKELDLLKSNLINAVSHELRTPLTSIQGFAEFLEDRLAGDLTTEQEHFVQQIQQGSRRLTHLVDDLLDVARLESGSFRLALEDANLSQVVRESVMSFRPQAKEAGIALTAEGIETPQTIRMDPKRVGQILLNLIGNAIKFTRPGGRITVSVTRNAREVHIQVHDTGIGIPPEDLPHVFDKFYQVDNSLTRRRGGTGLGLAITKALVEAHGGTIGVLSEWHQGSTFWFTLPLGAATTSPKEDGARMRLDVS is encoded by the coding sequence ATGGGCACCACATCCCCGCCACGCTGGCTCCAATGTCTCTTGCTCGCCGTTCTGTACTTCGGCGCGGCACGGCTGGCCTTCTCCCTTGGGGCCGTCCACGAGGGGGCCTCGGCGGTCTACGTTTCCACCGCCCTCGCCCTCGCGGCCCTCCTGCGGCTGGGAATGGGGGTCCTGCCCGGCGTGGCGCTCGGGGCCCTCTGCTTCGAGCTCTCCGTCAACCCTGCCGCCCCCCTCGCGGCCTTGGGCTTCGCCGCGATCGACCTGTTCACGCCCTGGGTCGGCGCCTGGCTCGTCATGCGCTTCGCTCCGCGCGCGCCGCGCCTGGCGCACACCCAGGATATCCTCGCGCTCGTCCTGCTCACGGCCCTGCTCGCTCCGGCGTTGAGCGCCACCCTCGGTTTGCCCCTACTCGTCGCCTTCGGCGGCACGAGTTGGCCGAACGCCTTCTCGCTTTGGCCGGTCCTCGCCCTCAGCGACGCGGTCAGCATCATCGTGCTCACGCCGGCGCTGCTCAGCTGGCTCGCCCCGTGGCCGAACCACTGGAGCACGCGGCGGAGCCTCGAGTTGCTCGCGCTGCTGACAGGCATCGCGCTCATCTGCCGCGTGGTCTTCGGCGGCTTCTTCCTGCCGGAAAGCCAGCAATTCTCGCTCGCGCACCTGGTCATTCCCTTCCTGGTGCTCGCGGCCGTTCGCTTCGAGCAGCGGGGAGCCACGAGCGCCAACCTCGTCTTCTGGGGCGGGGTGGTCTGGGGCACGCTCCGAGGGGTGGCCCCCTCGGCTGGGCTCGCCCCGAGCGAGGCGGTGCTGCTCTCGCAGTCCCTGGTCGCCATCGTGGCGGCGACGATGCTCTTGCTGGCGACCATCGTCTCAGAGCGCCGGCAGGCCCTCGCCTCGCTCTCACACAGCGAGACCCGGCTGCGCGCCATCGTCGACAACGCGACCGACGGCATCTTCATCAAGGACCTGGAGGGGCGCTACGTCTTCATCAACGCCGCACGGGCCGCCCAGCTCGATCAGCCGGTCTCGGCCCTGCTGGGGCACCGGGACGAGGAGCTCTTCGAGCCGGAGTCGGCCGAACGCATCCACCAGAGCGGCCGCATCGTGCTGGATACGGGGCAGGCGAGCTACCGCGAGGACACGGTCCGGAGCCTCGACGGCACCGAGCGGACCTTGCTCACCAACCTCTTTCCCTATCGTTCGGCACAGGGCCAACTGCTCGGGCTCATCGGCATCTCGCGGGACATCACGGCCCGCAAACGCGCGGAGGCCGACCTGGCGTCAGCCTACAGCCGTCTCAAGGAGCTCGACCTGCTCAAGAGCAACCTCATCAACGCCGTTTCCCACGAGCTGCGCACCCCCCTGACCTCGATCCAGGGGTTCGCGGAGTTCCTCGAAGATCGCCTGGCCGGCGATCTGACCACCGAGCAAGAGCACTTCGTCCAGCAGATCCAGCAGGGCAGCAGGCGCCTGACGCATCTGGTCGACGACTTGCTGGACGTGGCGCGGCTGGAGTCCGGCAGCTTCCGGCTCGCGCTGGAGGACGCCAACCTGAGTCAGGTCGTTCGCGAGAGCGTCATGAGCTTCCGGCCGCAAGCCAAGGAGGCCGGCATCGCCCTGACGGCCGAGGGCATCGAGACGCCCCAGACAATCCGGATGGACCCCAAGCGGGTGGGCCAGATCCTCTTGAACCTGATCGGCAACGCCATCAAGTTCACGCGCCCGGGCGGCCGGATCACGGTCTCGGTCACCCGCAACGCGCGCGAGGTCCACATCCAGGTCCACGACACGGGGATCGGCATCCCCCCCGAGGACCTGCCTCACGTCTTCGACAAGTTCTACCAGGTGGACAACAGCCTCACCCGCCGGCGCGGGGGTACGGGGCTCGGCCTTGCGATCACCAAGGCCCTGGTGGAGGCTCACGGCGGCACCATCGGCGTGCTGAGCGAGTGGCATCAGGGGAGCACCTTCTGGTTCACCCTGCCGCTCGGAGCGGCCACGACCAGCCCGAAGGAGGATGGTGCGCGGATGCGCCTCGACGTATCGTAG
- a CDS encoding deoxyribodipyrimidine photolyase → MVPSIRRQVCNEAPPRPEGDYVLYWLLTNRRATWNFSLQRAIEWAQELDKPLVVLESLGVSQPWACDRFHRFVLEGMRENRHAFAARGALYYPYVEPAAGAGDGLLQALAAHACVVVTDEFPCFFLPQLVRALSPTLGVRVEMVDSNGLLPLRATDKAHATAYSFRRMLHKTLPAHLLQLPQPDPLANTPLPRLEALPERITRRWPAATKALLDGEASALAALPIDHAVRPVDTLSGGHSSACEVLDAFLSEKLARYDEARNVPDEAASSGLSIHLHWGHISAHEVFARLMRQEGWTPANLSSKPTGQRHGWWGASPEAESFLDELITWRELSFNTCVYVPNYDRYESLPEWAQATLDKHAADPRPVRYALSEFEAARTHDPLWNAAQRQLVREGRIHNYLRMLWGKKILEWSASPREALDTLIQLNNKYALDGRDPNSYGGISWILGRYDRPWGPERPIFGTIRYMSSENTARKVSVKEYLRRYAGP, encoded by the coding sequence ATGGTCCCGTCCATCCGCCGCCAGGTCTGCAACGAGGCCCCGCCAAGGCCCGAGGGCGACTACGTCCTCTACTGGCTGCTCACCAACCGCCGTGCGACCTGGAATTTCAGCCTTCAACGGGCGATCGAGTGGGCCCAAGAGTTGGACAAGCCGCTCGTGGTCCTCGAATCTCTCGGCGTCAGCCAACCCTGGGCCTGCGATCGCTTCCATCGCTTCGTCCTGGAGGGGATGCGCGAGAACCGGCACGCCTTCGCCGCGCGCGGCGCCCTCTACTACCCCTACGTCGAGCCGGCCGCGGGGGCGGGTGATGGGCTCCTGCAGGCCCTCGCCGCTCACGCCTGCGTGGTGGTGACGGACGAATTCCCGTGCTTCTTCTTGCCCCAGCTGGTGCGCGCGCTCTCGCCCACCCTGGGGGTTCGGGTCGAGATGGTCGACTCGAACGGGCTTCTGCCCCTGCGCGCCACCGACAAGGCCCACGCCACGGCCTACTCCTTTCGGCGCATGCTGCACAAGACCCTGCCCGCGCACCTCTTGCAGCTGCCGCAGCCGGACCCGCTCGCCAACACCCCCCTGCCCCGGCTCGAAGCCCTGCCCGAGCGCATCACCCGTCGGTGGCCCGCGGCCACAAAGGCCCTGCTCGACGGCGAGGCCTCAGCACTCGCCGCTCTTCCCATCGACCACGCGGTGCGCCCGGTGGACACCCTCTCGGGCGGGCATTCGAGCGCCTGCGAGGTGCTCGACGCTTTCCTGAGCGAGAAGCTGGCGCGCTACGACGAAGCCCGCAACGTCCCGGACGAGGCGGCGTCGAGCGGCCTTTCGATCCACCTCCACTGGGGGCACATCAGCGCCCACGAGGTCTTCGCCCGCCTGATGCGGCAAGAGGGCTGGACGCCCGCGAACCTGTCCTCCAAGCCCACCGGCCAGCGCCACGGCTGGTGGGGGGCGAGCCCCGAAGCCGAGTCCTTTCTCGACGAGCTGATCACATGGCGCGAGCTGAGCTTCAACACCTGCGTCTACGTGCCGAACTACGACCGCTACGAGTCCCTGCCCGAGTGGGCGCAGGCAACGCTCGACAAGCACGCCGCGGATCCGCGCCCGGTGCGCTACGCCCTCTCGGAGTTCGAGGCGGCCCGCACCCACGACCCGCTCTGGAACGCGGCCCAGCGCCAGCTGGTGCGCGAGGGGCGGATCCACAACTACCTGCGCATGCTCTGGGGCAAGAAGATCCTGGAGTGGAGCGCCAGCCCCCGCGAGGCCCTCGACACCCTCATCCAGCTCAACAACAAGTACGCCCTCGACGGGCGCGACCCCAACTCCTACGGCGGCATCTCCTGGATCCTCGGGCGCTACGACCGGCCCTGGGGGCCCGAGCGCCCTATCTTCGGCACCATCCGCTACATGAGCTCCGAGAACACCGCCCGCAAGGTCAGCGTCAAGGAGTACCTGCGCCGCTACGCGGGGCCCTGA
- a CDS encoding IPT/TIG domain-containing protein yields MRRVLLILLSLLLVASCRTLPFGPTETAIAPDLATDGRSEERSMVLSGRALFAERAGQATMDEVAAAATVSLINTGTNQTEASTVTRPNGRFDLSLPRGFRPESTATYYLEASKGLGGNKPGNDVARIRTIARYAEGWISLSNTVPNEGIVISPTSTAIAVGAALRAGTAKPVAFADLLGTLSEATYTPVTNLSGADVTAILAIVNACLAANRDPIDAVGLDTATDTWKKVNQGDIVLAATSLAPTSGNIGSTVTVTGKGFSQTPSNNVVRFNGEPSAASARTETTLTVTVPAGATSGQTSVQVGNLIALGPNFTVPLNLASYAPTSGDPGTSVTITGSGFDPEVLANNAVTFNGTTATVTAVTASTLTATVPNGAISGNLVVKVAGLSKTAGTFTVPVKITGLSASAGKPGDTVTITGSGFGTAVQNTIKFNGTTVSALSTSPTSLSVKLPSSLPTGAGPVTVTTAGQTGSSAGDFTVFNGLPANATIQSIAGASLPEAGRLATNWSLDTLAGGLARDSLGNLYVASSNHNAVYKVTPGGVISVLAGTRVGGLSGDGGQAASAQVSGPQGLAVDAADNLYIADFQNRRIRMVALSTGNISTVAGPTGLGNVTNVAVGPGGILYVTDGTHTVKKIEGGIITVVAGTGTSGNGGENVPAASTALSSPTGVAVDAAGNLYIAEYMGHRVRKVDAATGNMVTIAGNGTGGNADGTIANSRLWNPRDVSVNGSGDVYIADSFNNRIRKVSGGTVSTVAGSGASLGDGGSATSAKLQSPNVILATGASDFYLIDSSQYRVRRVTSGTISTVASNGSSNFSGDGGSALSAQFDTSSGIAVDASGDVYFTDTGNHRIRKVSGGLITTVVGNGTSGSGTGAPLGATLSQPSGIAVDAAGTLYIADTNNHRVLKLSGGTLSVVAGTGSSGTGADTLALNTPRAVAVDSAGTVYIADTYNHRIVQVSGGTLTRIAGTGSSTGAGANGPALTSALYAPSGVAVDGLGNVYITEYDGQRLRKLSGGTLSTLVGSGLSWPYGLTVDNNGFIYVVEGDRVRKVDQTNTVTTVAGSGSGGFSGDGGLATSAKLYGPRDVAINAAGTVLYIMDTSNKRIRKVQ; encoded by the coding sequence ATGCGCCGCGTCTTGCTTATCCTGCTGAGCCTCCTGCTCGTGGCAAGCTGCCGCACCCTCCCCTTCGGACCGACGGAAACGGCGATCGCCCCGGACCTTGCGACGGACGGGCGCTCGGAAGAGCGCTCCATGGTGCTGAGCGGCAGGGCGCTCTTCGCCGAGCGCGCGGGCCAGGCCACCATGGACGAAGTCGCAGCCGCCGCCACCGTCTCCTTGATCAACACCGGCACCAATCAGACCGAGGCGAGCACCGTCACCCGCCCGAACGGCCGCTTCGACCTCAGCCTGCCCAGGGGCTTCAGGCCCGAATCGACCGCCACCTACTACCTCGAAGCCAGCAAGGGCCTGGGCGGCAACAAGCCCGGCAACGACGTGGCCCGGATCCGCACCATCGCCCGCTACGCCGAAGGCTGGATCTCCCTTAGCAACACCGTCCCCAACGAAGGCATCGTCATCAGCCCCACCAGCACCGCGATCGCCGTCGGGGCCGCCCTGCGCGCCGGCACCGCCAAGCCCGTGGCCTTCGCCGATCTGCTCGGAACCCTTTCGGAGGCCACCTACACCCCGGTGACCAACCTCTCCGGCGCGGATGTCACCGCCATCCTCGCCATCGTCAACGCCTGCCTTGCGGCCAATCGCGACCCCATCGACGCCGTGGGCCTCGACACCGCGACCGACACCTGGAAGAAGGTCAACCAGGGCGACATCGTCCTCGCCGCCACCAGCCTCGCCCCCACCTCGGGCAACATCGGCAGCACCGTCACCGTCACCGGCAAGGGCTTCAGCCAGACCCCTTCCAACAACGTCGTGCGCTTCAACGGCGAGCCCTCCGCCGCCAGCGCCCGCACCGAGACCACCCTCACCGTCACCGTCCCGGCGGGCGCCACCTCCGGCCAGACCTCGGTCCAGGTCGGCAACCTCATCGCCCTCGGCCCCAACTTCACCGTGCCCCTCAACCTTGCGAGCTACGCCCCCACCTCGGGCGACCCGGGCACCAGCGTGACGATCACCGGCTCGGGCTTCGACCCCGAGGTGCTCGCCAACAACGCCGTCACCTTCAACGGCACGACCGCCACCGTCACCGCGGTCACCGCGAGCACCCTGACCGCCACCGTGCCCAACGGCGCCATCAGCGGCAACCTCGTCGTCAAGGTCGCGGGCCTCAGCAAGACGGCGGGCACCTTCACCGTTCCGGTCAAGATCACGGGCCTCAGCGCGAGCGCGGGCAAGCCCGGCGACACCGTGACCATCACGGGCTCGGGCTTCGGCACCGCCGTCCAGAACACCATCAAGTTCAACGGCACCACCGTCAGCGCCCTCAGCACCAGCCCCACCAGCCTCTCGGTCAAGCTTCCCTCCAGCCTTCCCACCGGCGCGGGGCCCGTCACCGTCACCACCGCCGGCCAGACCGGCAGCAGCGCCGGCGACTTCACCGTCTTCAACGGCCTGCCCGCCAACGCCACCATCCAGTCCATCGCCGGCGCCAGCCTGCCGGAGGCGGGCCGGCTCGCCACCAACTGGTCGCTCGACACCCTCGCAGGCGGCTTGGCCCGGGACTCCCTGGGCAACCTCTACGTCGCGAGCAGCAACCATAATGCCGTCTACAAGGTGACCCCGGGGGGCGTCATCTCCGTCCTGGCCGGCACGCGCGTCGGGGGCCTCTCGGGGGACGGCGGGCAGGCCGCCAGCGCCCAGGTCTCCGGCCCCCAGGGCCTCGCCGTGGACGCGGCCGACAACCTATACATCGCCGACTTCCAGAACCGCCGCATCCGCATGGTCGCGCTCTCGACGGGGAACATCTCGACGGTGGCGGGCCCGACAGGGCTCGGCAACGTGACCAACGTGGCCGTGGGCCCGGGCGGCATCCTCTACGTCACCGACGGCACCCACACCGTCAAGAAGATCGAGGGCGGCATCATCACCGTCGTCGCGGGCACCGGCACGTCGGGCAACGGCGGCGAGAACGTCCCGGCGGCAAGCACGGCGCTCAGCAGCCCCACGGGCGTTGCGGTGGACGCGGCGGGCAACCTCTACATCGCCGAGTACATGGGCCACCGCGTGCGCAAGGTGGACGCCGCGACCGGCAACATGGTCACGATCGCAGGCAACGGCACCGGGGGCAACGCGGACGGGACCATCGCCAACAGCCGGCTCTGGAACCCCAGGGACGTGTCGGTGAACGGCAGCGGAGACGTCTACATCGCCGACAGCTTCAACAACCGGATCCGCAAGGTCAGCGGCGGTACGGTCTCGACGGTGGCGGGCAGCGGCGCCTCGCTCGGCGACGGCGGCAGCGCGACCAGCGCGAAGCTGCAGAGCCCGAACGTGATCCTGGCGACCGGGGCTTCGGATTTCTACCTCATCGACAGCAGCCAGTACCGCGTACGCAGGGTGACGAGCGGCACCATCAGCACAGTGGCGAGCAACGGTTCGAGCAACTTCTCCGGCGACGGCGGCTCCGCGCTGAGCGCCCAGTTCGATACGTCGAGCGGGATCGCGGTCGACGCCTCGGGCGACGTGTACTTCACCGACACGGGTAACCACCGCATCCGAAAGGTCAGTGGCGGCCTCATCACCACGGTGGTCGGGAACGGTACGAGCGGCAGCGGCACGGGCGCTCCGCTCGGCGCGACCCTCAGTCAGCCTAGCGGCATCGCCGTGGACGCGGCCGGCACCTTGTACATCGCCGATACCAACAACCACCGCGTCCTCAAGCTCAGCGGCGGCACCCTGAGCGTCGTGGCAGGCACAGGCAGTTCGGGAACGGGCGCGGATACCCTGGCGCTCAATACCCCCCGAGCCGTCGCCGTCGATAGCGCAGGGACCGTCTACATTGCCGACACCTACAACCATCGCATCGTCCAGGTCTCCGGCGGCACGCTCACCCGGATCGCGGGAACAGGCAGCTCCACCGGAGCGGGCGCGAACGGCCCCGCACTCACCTCGGCGCTCTACGCCCCGTCGGGCGTTGCCGTCGATGGCCTGGGCAACGTCTACATCACCGAGTACGACGGGCAGCGCCTGCGCAAGCTGAGTGGCGGCACCCTCAGCACGCTTGTCGGCTCCGGGCTGAGCTGGCCTTACGGGCTGACGGTGGACAACAACGGCTTCATCTACGTGGTCGAAGGCGATCGCGTCCGCAAGGTGGACCAGACCAACACCGTCACCACCGTGGCAGGCTCCGGGAGCGGAGGCTTCTCCGGCGACGGCGGCCTCGCCACGAGCGCCAAGCTGTACGGTCCGCGCGACGTGGCCATCAACGCAGCAGGAACCGTCCTCTACATCATGGACACCTCGAACAAGCGCATCCGGAAGGTGCAGTGA
- the tgt gene encoding tRNA guanosine(34) transglycosylase Tgt has translation MSAIQFTVEATHGRARAGTLTTPHGQVQTPVFMPVGTQATVKALTPHQVAETGASIILANAYHLYLRPGHKLIERAGGVHRFERWQGSMLTDSGGFQVFSLSDLRKITEEGVHFRNPVDGSKHFIAPETSMEIQNSLGADIMMAFDECVPGMSSHADALKAVDRTTRWAERCLAAHQRPKDQALFGIIQGNVYDDLRTRSAEALVPMDFPGYAIGGLSVGEPKDKMYPALAHSTTLLPAHKPRYLMGVGMPEDLVVGAALGVDMFDCVLPTRLARHASFFTDQGRLTIKNAVFREDPEVLMPGCDCYTCSYGFERRYLHHLVRAQEYLAHTLLSIHNIRYLIRLMEGIRASIFAGTFPHSHKHFVSPAFWPLLGLEATDAPPILAE, from the coding sequence TTGAGCGCCATTCAGTTCACGGTTGAAGCCACCCACGGCCGCGCCCGCGCCGGCACCCTCACGACCCCGCACGGCCAGGTGCAGACCCCGGTGTTCATGCCGGTGGGCACCCAGGCCACGGTCAAGGCCCTGACCCCGCACCAGGTGGCCGAGACCGGCGCGAGCATCATCCTGGCGAACGCCTACCACCTGTACCTGCGCCCGGGCCACAAGCTCATCGAGCGCGCCGGCGGGGTGCACCGCTTCGAGCGCTGGCAGGGCAGCATGCTCACCGACAGCGGCGGCTTCCAGGTCTTCTCCCTGTCGGATCTGCGCAAGATCACCGAAGAGGGCGTCCACTTCCGCAACCCGGTGGACGGCTCCAAGCACTTCATCGCGCCCGAGACCTCCATGGAGATCCAGAACTCGCTCGGCGCCGACATCATGATGGCCTTCGACGAGTGCGTGCCCGGCATGAGCTCGCACGCCGACGCCCTCAAGGCGGTCGATCGCACCACCCGCTGGGCCGAGCGCTGCCTTGCAGCCCACCAGCGCCCCAAGGACCAGGCCCTCTTCGGCATCATCCAGGGCAACGTCTACGACGACCTGCGCACCCGCAGCGCCGAGGCCCTGGTGCCCATGGACTTCCCCGGCTACGCCATCGGCGGCCTCTCGGTGGGCGAGCCCAAGGACAAGATGTACCCGGCCCTCGCCCACAGCACGACCCTCTTGCCCGCCCACAAGCCCCGCTACCTGATGGGGGTGGGCATGCCCGAGGATCTGGTGGTGGGGGCCGCGCTCGGCGTCGACATGTTCGACTGCGTGCTGCCGACGCGACTGGCGCGCCATGCGAGCTTCTTCACCGACCAGGGGCGCCTGACCATCAAGAACGCCGTCTTCCGGGAGGACCCCGAGGTCCTGATGCCCGGTTGCGACTGCTACACCTGCTCCTACGGCTTCGAGCGCCGCTACCTGCACCACCTGGTCCGCGCCCAGGAGTACCTGGCGCACACCCTCTTGAGCATCCACAACATCCGCTACCTGATCCGGCTGATGGAGGGCATCCGCGCCTCGATCTTCGCGGGCACCTTCCCCCACAGCCACAAGCACTTCGTCTCGCCCGCCTTCTGGCCGCTCTTGGGCCTCGAGGCCACGGACGCCCCCCCCATCCTGGCGGAATAG
- a CDS encoding glycosyltransferase family 39 protein → MSAEIPNPTLLQTYRKRLWAGLGAALLLRLVLILFPMAFWVDMDTFMAWSRRLAEVGIANFYAPGYFCDYPPGYLYALSGLGHLYHLFDPTWAHYGRGFGLATLLKVPAILADVASAYMIFLILRGRVTIRSAYHGALIYAFNPLVLLVSGVWGQIDSVLTLCMLVTVWLLLRNRFMTAAATAVLGVMLKPQGLFLAPFFVLSQWFRRAWWVWPTAALSGLALVWALTFPFHAGGPIVVGPFAFLFEKMMATAGTYTSSTINAFNIWAPTSLDNGVMMWGDRYTDARTIFGITHRALGLAFVGILSAWMGVFLYRKRHAGLAPLMLAAAVLLLGFFLFPTRMHERYMFPAIAFLTLAASANRHLIPNLWAFTATATLNVLYVYVYYTNQALFFAVPAPLRTVVIVGCVLVNMWYFGDLIGYTFGRRPETTLRPTLSLRQALLGKNAAEAETAPGPEPWGKRDWQWMLGLMGAFFALGLYRLGLPAEQIFDEVYHARTAEEYLKGISPYEWTHPPLAKLMIAVGVAVFGMNAFGWRIVSLLVGALTLGVFYVLARRMFDQRRPAWIATALLACDGVFFVQSRVAMTNIYVVFFLLLATLATWEFMRTRKERMLPLAALALGAALATRWSTMYAWGLLGLLIGVYVLFWESPRRSPKEIGLLALRCVGYFVGIPMVVYALSYIPYMLQGHGFGEVLTMQQNMWGYHAHLNATHGYASPWWQWPLMVRPTWYYYHDWKNGLISGIIAIGNPAIWWASIPALFAMTYVAWRRKLWMGWFIVTMGLGMYLMWAVQPRPLVFMHYMFETIPFAILALAYFMERLWRQEDWEPVASTYLILVVGLFAFFYPLLSGLPIPEPFYRMHIWFRTWI, encoded by the coding sequence ATGTCTGCAGAAATTCCGAACCCGACGCTGCTTCAGACCTATCGCAAGCGCCTGTGGGCCGGCCTTGGTGCCGCTCTGCTCCTTCGCCTGGTTCTGATCCTCTTCCCGATGGCCTTCTGGGTGGACATGGACACCTTCATGGCCTGGAGCCGGCGCCTGGCCGAAGTCGGGATCGCGAACTTCTACGCCCCCGGCTACTTCTGCGACTACCCGCCGGGCTACCTCTACGCGCTGTCGGGGCTGGGCCACCTCTACCACCTCTTCGACCCCACCTGGGCCCACTACGGGCGGGGGTTCGGCCTCGCCACCCTGCTCAAGGTGCCGGCGATCCTCGCCGACGTGGCCTCGGCCTACATGATCTTCCTCATCCTGCGCGGCCGGGTCACCATCCGCAGCGCCTACCACGGCGCTTTGATCTACGCCTTCAACCCCCTGGTCCTGTTGGTCTCAGGAGTCTGGGGCCAGATCGACAGCGTGCTGACCTTGTGCATGCTCGTGACCGTCTGGCTGCTCTTGCGCAACCGGTTCATGACGGCGGCGGCGACCGCGGTATTGGGGGTCATGCTCAAGCCCCAGGGCCTCTTCCTCGCGCCGTTCTTCGTCCTCTCCCAGTGGTTCCGCCGGGCCTGGTGGGTCTGGCCCACCGCGGCCCTTTCGGGCCTCGCCCTGGTCTGGGCGCTGACCTTCCCCTTCCACGCAGGTGGGCCCATCGTCGTCGGCCCCTTCGCCTTCCTCTTCGAGAAGATGATGGCGACCGCCGGGACCTACACCAGCAGCACCATCAACGCCTTCAACATCTGGGCGCCGACCAGCCTCGACAACGGGGTGATGATGTGGGGCGATCGCTACACCGACGCCCGGACCATCTTCGGGATCACCCACCGGGCCCTGGGCCTCGCCTTCGTGGGCATCCTCTCGGCCTGGATGGGGGTCTTCCTCTACCGCAAGCGCCACGCGGGGCTCGCCCCGCTCATGCTCGCAGCCGCCGTCCTGCTCTTGGGCTTCTTCCTCTTCCCCACCCGGATGCACGAGCGCTACATGTTCCCGGCGATCGCCTTCTTGACCCTCGCCGCCAGCGCCAACCGCCACCTGATCCCCAACCTGTGGGCCTTCACGGCGACGGCGACCCTCAACGTCCTGTACGTCTACGTCTACTACACCAACCAGGCGCTCTTCTTCGCCGTCCCGGCCCCCCTGCGCACCGTCGTGATCGTCGGCTGCGTGCTGGTGAACATGTGGTACTTCGGGGACCTGATCGGCTACACCTTCGGCCGCCGTCCCGAGACCACCCTGCGTCCCACCCTCTCGCTGCGCCAGGCGCTGTTGGGCAAGAACGCCGCCGAGGCGGAGACCGCCCCCGGCCCCGAGCCCTGGGGCAAGCGCGACTGGCAGTGGATGCTCGGCCTGATGGGCGCCTTCTTCGCCCTGGGCCTCTACCGCCTGGGATTGCCCGCCGAGCAGATCTTCGACGAGGTCTACCACGCCCGCACCGCCGAGGAGTACCTCAAGGGCATCAGTCCCTACGAGTGGACCCACCCGCCCCTGGCCAAGCTCATGATCGCGGTGGGGGTGGCCGTCTTCGGCATGAACGCCTTCGGCTGGCGGATCGTGAGCCTCCTGGTCGGCGCGCTGACCCTCGGGGTCTTCTACGTGCTCGCGCGCCGCATGTTCGACCAGCGCCGCCCGGCCTGGATCGCGACCGCGCTCCTCGCCTGCGACGGGGTCTTCTTCGTCCAGTCGCGCGTGGCGATGACCAACATCTACGTGGTCTTCTTCCTGCTGCTCGCGACGCTGGCCACCTGGGAGTTCATGCGCACCCGCAAGGAGCGCATGCTGCCGCTCGCAGCCCTCGCCCTGGGTGCCGCACTCGCCACCCGCTGGTCCACCATGTACGCCTGGGGCCTCCTGGGGTTGCTCATCGGGGTCTACGTCCTGTTCTGGGAATCGCCCCGCCGCTCCCCCAAGGAGATCGGGCTTCTGGCCCTGCGCTGCGTCGGGTACTTCGTCGGCATCCCCATGGTGGTCTACGCCTTGAGCTACATCCCCTACATGCTCCAGGGGCACGGGTTCGGCGAAGTGCTGACGATGCAGCAGAACATGTGGGGCTACCACGCGCACCTGAACGCCACCCACGGCTACGCGTCCCCCTGGTGGCAGTGGCCCCTGATGGTTCGCCCGACCTGGTACTATTACCATGACTGGAAGAACGGGCTGATCTCGGGCATCATCGCCATCGGCAACCCCGCCATCTGGTGGGCGAGCATCCCGGCGCTCTTCGCCATGACCTACGTGGCCTGGCGTCGGAAGCTCTGGATGGGCTGGTTCATCGTCACGATGGGCCTCGGCATGTACCTGATGTGGGCCGTCCAGCCGCGCCCCCTGGTCTTCATGCACTACATGTTCGAGACCATCCCCTTCGCCATCCTGGCCCTCGCCTACTTCATGGAGCGGCTGTGGCGGCAAGAGGACTGGGAGCCCGTCGCCTCGACCTACCTCATCCTGGTGGTCGGCCTGTTCGCCTTCTTCTACCCGCTCCTCTCGGGCCTGCCCATCCCGGAGCCGTTCTACCGGATGCACATCTGGTTCCGGACCTGGATCTAG